Proteins from a genomic interval of Arachis hypogaea cultivar Tifrunner chromosome 10, arahy.Tifrunner.gnm2.J5K5, whole genome shotgun sequence:
- the LOC112716313 gene encoding probable inactive poly [ADP-ribose] polymerase SRO5 isoform X1 translates to MNLVTSSPLSVDSSSSTDSDWDNGGGSSSSSNGEEDTSCVISDCESSISGADRRRIIGEVRENKNVIGGFVKLEEHEAVYGLIKTRFLKGLGGVGEVVAVHRNACGSVAAHAKVQSFKVWERAVAKLRGGNANVKYGWFGTLGENDVRDIVSNGFGHRHGQTIIFSADHSPLQSVKRCVADKDGVRHLLLCRVILGRSELIVDPCNNKQQCNPSSEDYDSGVDSFSDPKNYIIWSSRINTHVLPAYLISYKLPSFKVSEKSEEQPLQPSSPWMPFPSLISVLSKNLPPNDIAIISMLYKDHKDNKISRHELIQKVRRIAGDKLLIAVIKSYKAKRKTCKIFPKVQTLQHDN, encoded by the exons ATGAACCTTGTAACTTCATCACCTCTTAGCGTAGATTCTTCCTCATCCACCGACTCAGATTGGGACAATGGCGGCggaagcagcagcagcagcaatggAGAAGAAGACACATCGTGCGTTATCTCCGATTGCGAAAGCTCAATTTCTGGTGCCGATAGAAGAAGAATTATTGGTGAGGTTAGAGAAAACAAGAATGTCATCGGAGGCTTTGTTAAGCTCGAAGAACATGAGGCGGTTTACGGACTCATAAAGACGAGGTTCCTGAAGGGTCTTGGCGGCGTCGGTGAGGTTGTGGCGGTTCACCGGAACGCGTGTGGGAGCGTGGCGGCGCATGCGAAGGTGCAGAGCTTTAAAGTGTGGGAAAGAGCGGTGGCGAAGTTGCGTGGTGGGAATGCAAATGTGAAGTATGGTTGGTTTGGAACGCTCGGTGAAAATGACGTGAGGGATATTGTTTCTAACGGTTTTGGCCACCGCCATGGTCAAACAATCATTTTCTCTGCAGATCATTCTCCTCTACAAAG TGTGAAAAGATGTGTTGCAGATAAAGATGGGGTGAGGCACTTGTTGCTATGCCGAGTTATTCTGGGAAGGAGTGAACTTATTGTTGATCCTTGTAATAATAAGCAGCAATGCAATCCTTCTTCTGAAGACTATGATTCTGGAGTCGATAGTTTCTCGGATCCTAAGAATTACATCATTTGGAGTAGCCGAATCAACACTCATGTCTTGCCAGCATATCTTATAAGCTACAAACTTCCCTCTTTCAAAG TTAGTGAGAAGAGTGAAGAGCAGCCATTGCAGCCATCATCACCTTGGATGCCATTCCCATCTTTGATTTCTGTGCTTTCCAAAAATTTGCCACCAAATGATATTGCCATCATTTCAATGCTCTACAAAGATCACAAA GATAATAAGATTTCAAGGcatgaattaatacaaaaagTGAGACGTATAGCTGGAGATAAGTTGTTAATTGCAGT
- the LOC112716313 gene encoding probable inactive poly [ADP-ribose] polymerase SRO5 isoform X2: MNLVTSSPLSVDSSSSTDSDWDNGGGSSSSSNGEEDTSCVISDCESSISGADRRRIIGEVRENKNVIGGFVKLEEHEAVYGLIKTRFLKGLGGVGEVVAVHRNACGSVAAHAKVQSFKVWERAVAKLRGGNANVKYGWFGTLGENDVRDIVSNGFGHRHGQTIIFSADHSPLQSVKRCVADKDGVRHLLLCRVILGRSELIVDPCNNKQQCNPSSEDYDSGVDSFSDPKNYIIWSSRINTHVLPAYLISYKLPSFKVSEKSEEQPLQPSSPWMPFPSLISVLSKNLPPNDIAIISMLYKDHKDNKISRHELIQKVRRIAGDKLLIAVIKSYKAKGLSFSSNRALGP, translated from the exons ATGAACCTTGTAACTTCATCACCTCTTAGCGTAGATTCTTCCTCATCCACCGACTCAGATTGGGACAATGGCGGCggaagcagcagcagcagcaatggAGAAGAAGACACATCGTGCGTTATCTCCGATTGCGAAAGCTCAATTTCTGGTGCCGATAGAAGAAGAATTATTGGTGAGGTTAGAGAAAACAAGAATGTCATCGGAGGCTTTGTTAAGCTCGAAGAACATGAGGCGGTTTACGGACTCATAAAGACGAGGTTCCTGAAGGGTCTTGGCGGCGTCGGTGAGGTTGTGGCGGTTCACCGGAACGCGTGTGGGAGCGTGGCGGCGCATGCGAAGGTGCAGAGCTTTAAAGTGTGGGAAAGAGCGGTGGCGAAGTTGCGTGGTGGGAATGCAAATGTGAAGTATGGTTGGTTTGGAACGCTCGGTGAAAATGACGTGAGGGATATTGTTTCTAACGGTTTTGGCCACCGCCATGGTCAAACAATCATTTTCTCTGCAGATCATTCTCCTCTACAAAG TGTGAAAAGATGTGTTGCAGATAAAGATGGGGTGAGGCACTTGTTGCTATGCCGAGTTATTCTGGGAAGGAGTGAACTTATTGTTGATCCTTGTAATAATAAGCAGCAATGCAATCCTTCTTCTGAAGACTATGATTCTGGAGTCGATAGTTTCTCGGATCCTAAGAATTACATCATTTGGAGTAGCCGAATCAACACTCATGTCTTGCCAGCATATCTTATAAGCTACAAACTTCCCTCTTTCAAAG TTAGTGAGAAGAGTGAAGAGCAGCCATTGCAGCCATCATCACCTTGGATGCCATTCCCATCTTTGATTTCTGTGCTTTCCAAAAATTTGCCACCAAATGATATTGCCATCATTTCAATGCTCTACAAAGATCACAAA GATAATAAGATTTCAAGGcatgaattaatacaaaaagTGAGACGTATAGCTGGAGATAAGTTGTTAATTGCAGT